From one Impatiens glandulifera unplaced genomic scaffold, dImpGla2.1, whole genome shotgun sequence genomic stretch:
- the LOC124917997 gene encoding VQ motif-containing protein 8, chloroplastic-like — translation MPAKYQLGEEHRKGSIMINGLRPSPLMINNQSKPIKKQPPPAAEHHRRRQEGPVIIYTESPKIIHTKPHEFMALVQRLTGHRENAERRQVSVAGGDESEDEEGSGTSPTAAAEEEENGPNEFLADFPLFTPTSNNLFLSPAAQQPHPLHRYGDFLSLSPSVGKMESSSSSSSSIFNVKREFIDVMK, via the coding sequence ATGCCTGCAAAATATCAATTAGGTGAAGAACATAGGAAAGGATCAATCATGATCAACGGTCTTCGTCCTTCTCCATTGATGATCAACAATCAATCAAAACCCATCAAGAAACAGCCGCCTCCGGCGGCAGAACATCATCGGCGGCGTCAAGAAGGGCCAGTTATAATCTATACTGAATCTCCAAAAATCATTCATACTAAGCCTCATGAATTCATGGCTCTTGTTCAGAGGTTAACGGGTCATCGAGAAAATGCTGAACGGCGGCAGGTAAGCGTCGCCGGCGGAGATGAatctgaagatgaagaaggatcTGGTACTAGCCCTACGGCGGcggcggaggaggaggagaatgGACCGAATGAATTTTTGGCTGATTTTCCTTTGTTTACTCCGACTTCGAATAATCTGTTTTTGTCTCCGGCAGCTCAACAACCTCATCCTCTTCATAGATATGGTGATTTTCTTTCACTTTCTCCAAGCGTGGGAAAGAtggaatcatcatcatcatcttcttcttcaatatttAATGTCAAGAGGGAATTCATTGATGTTATGAAATGA